One stretch of Pedobacter riviphilus DNA includes these proteins:
- a CDS encoding M1 family metallopeptidase, giving the protein MKLTKLITFCLVCCVFAFSASAQQATTPAPASNYNPAEAFGPLFYTQNGNEFRSAIGAPGPKYWQNRVDYNITASLDETKNTVTGTVTITYKNNSPDKLPYLWLQLDQNTFKETSRGYAITPARSRYGAQGEKFDGGYKIQNISVSQKAAAVKFTSLVEDTRMQIRLDQPMAANGDIVTVKMDYSFIIPKEGSDRTGHLTTKNGEIFAVAQWFPRMCVYDDVIGWNTLPYWGGGEFYCEYGDINFAITAPASHIVMGSGELLNPAEVFTPEQLKRWNDAKLSDATVHIRTEEEVTDPKSRPAKDKLTWRFKILNARDAAWASSKSFVLDAAKINLPSGKKSLAVSAQPIESNGVDAYGRGVEYVKSTIEHYSTKWFEYPYPMAVNVATNVGGMEYPGIVFCGWKAKKASAWGVIDHEFGHTWFPMIVGSNERKYGWMDEGFNTFINGISKSSFNKGEYAGAPTDLNRIGKTVIGNPIFENIMLMPDGMAERNIGVNLYSKPGWGLDLLRNQILGEDRFDYAFRQYIKNWAFKHPTPFDFFRSMENGAGEDLAWFWRSWWLNNWKMDQGIAGVEAVKQDDKLVGYTIKVVNLEKMPMPIILQIKTKSGKTDIVKVPVDVWMKNTSWLVRYPTTEEIESITLDPNKVLPDSNTDNNTWTASGN; this is encoded by the coding sequence ATGAAATTGACTAAACTAATAACTTTTTGTTTGGTTTGTTGCGTTTTTGCCTTTTCTGCATCGGCTCAACAAGCTACAACACCCGCGCCAGCTAGCAATTATAACCCTGCTGAAGCCTTTGGACCACTATTTTATACACAAAACGGGAATGAATTTCGCTCTGCAATTGGTGCACCCGGGCCAAAATATTGGCAAAATCGCGTTGATTATAACATTACAGCTAGTCTCGATGAAACAAAAAACACGGTCACGGGTACCGTTACCATTACTTACAAAAATAATAGCCCTGATAAATTGCCCTATTTATGGCTGCAGTTAGACCAGAATACTTTTAAAGAAACTTCACGTGGCTATGCCATTACGCCAGCACGTAGCCGTTATGGTGCACAAGGTGAAAAATTTGATGGTGGTTATAAAATTCAGAACATCAGTGTATCACAAAAAGCTGCTGCCGTAAAATTTACTTCTTTGGTAGAAGATACGCGCATGCAGATCCGTTTAGACCAACCAATGGCAGCTAATGGTGATATTGTAACTGTTAAAATGGATTATTCTTTTATTATACCAAAAGAAGGATCGGACAGAACAGGGCATTTAACCACAAAAAATGGCGAAATTTTTGCCGTGGCACAGTGGTTTCCGCGAATGTGTGTGTATGATGATGTGATCGGGTGGAATACCTTGCCTTATTGGGGCGGTGGCGAGTTTTATTGCGAGTATGGCGATATTAACTTTGCCATCACCGCGCCAGCGAGTCATATTGTAATGGGCTCGGGCGAGTTGTTAAACCCTGCCGAAGTTTTTACACCAGAACAATTAAAAAGGTGGAATGACGCTAAGCTTAGCGATGCTACTGTTCACATCCGTACAGAAGAGGAGGTAACAGATCCAAAATCCCGTCCGGCGAAAGATAAATTAACCTGGAGGTTTAAAATCTTAAATGCACGTGATGCCGCCTGGGCTTCGTCAAAATCTTTTGTGTTAGATGCGGCAAAAATTAATCTGCCAAGCGGTAAAAAATCTTTGGCGGTTTCTGCACAACCTATAGAAAGTAACGGTGTTGATGCATATGGCCGCGGTGTAGAATATGTAAAATCTACCATCGAGCACTATTCAACCAAATGGTTCGAATATCCATATCCTATGGCGGTTAATGTAGCAACCAATGTTGGCGGTATGGAATATCCTGGTATTGTATTTTGTGGTTGGAAAGCTAAAAAAGCAAGCGCGTGGGGCGTAATCGATCACGAATTTGGTCATACCTGGTTCCCGATGATTGTAGGCTCTAACGAGCGTAAATATGGTTGGATGGATGAGGGCTTTAATACCTTTATCAACGGTATTTCTAAAAGTAGTTTTAATAAAGGCGAATACGCTGGGGCTCCGACTGATTTAAACAGAATTGGTAAAACTGTTATTGGTAACCCGATTTTCGAAAACATTATGCTAATGCCTGATGGAATGGCCGAGCGTAATATTGGGGTTAACCTGTACAGCAAACCAGGTTGGGGCTTAGATCTTTTAAGAAACCAGATTTTAGGTGAAGACCGTTTTGATTACGCTTTCCGTCAATACATTAAAAACTGGGCATTTAAACATCCAACACCATTTGATTTCTTCCGTTCAATGGAGAATGGTGCAGGCGAAGATTTAGCCTGGTTCTGGAGGAGCTGGTGGTTAAACAACTGGAAAATGGACCAAGGTATTGCTGGTGTTGAGGCCGTTAAGCAAGACGATAAATTGGTGGGTTACACGATTAAAGTTGTAAACCTGGAGAAAATGCCAATGCCAATTATCCTGCAGATTAAAACCAAAAGCGGTAAAACAGATATCGTAAAAGTCCCGGTTGATGTTTGGATGAAAAACACGAGTTGGCTGGTGCGTTACCCAACAACTGAAGAAATTGAATCAATTACTTTAGATCCTAATAAAGTATTACCAGATTCGAATACGGATAACAATACCTGGACAGCTTCAGGTAACTAA
- a CDS encoding RidA family protein, which produces MEKTTLEITNPAGIYDPRQHGYSHVASVSAERQLVFIAGQGGSRTDGILSDDFRTQVSIVFENIALALRSKNLTMANIAKLTTLVVDYDEVKHQILIEEPTRIWPDLNFPVNTLIPVQRLALNGMLIEIDATAVG; this is translated from the coding sequence ATGGAAAAGACCACTTTAGAAATTACCAATCCCGCTGGTATATACGATCCCCGTCAACATGGATATTCTCATGTAGCTTCCGTTTCAGCAGAAAGACAGCTGGTGTTTATTGCAGGGCAGGGCGGTAGCAGAACAGATGGTATATTGAGCGATGATTTTAGAACACAGGTAAGCATAGTTTTCGAAAATATTGCTTTAGCTTTAAGAAGCAAAAATTTAACCATGGCCAATATTGCAAAACTTACCACATTGGTAGTAGATTACGATGAAGTGAAACACCAGATTTTAATAGAAGAACCGACCAGGATTTGGCCTGACCTTAATTTTCCGGTAAATACGCTTATTCCGGTACAAAGGTTGGCCTTAAATGGCATGCTGATCGAAATTGATGCTACGGCTGTTGGTTAA
- a CDS encoding LytR/AlgR family response regulator transcription factor yields MIAIAIDDEPIALDIITSHASKVPFVELQQTFTDAFAAITYLQHNKVDLIFLDIKMPDISGIDFLKSLSKPPMVIFTTAYTEHAVQSFELDAVDYLLKPFSLSRFLKACNKAQELFNLRNQKLETKTEYIFVKDGYEQIKVELDEILYIEASGNYTQIQLKDKLLSSRITINDLAELLPKADFIRCHRAFIVAKNKISKFDRSQVWIGEKIIPIGATYTNIKLT; encoded by the coding sequence ATGATTGCCATTGCTATAGATGATGAACCGATTGCACTTGATATTATAACATCGCATGCCTCAAAAGTTCCGTTTGTAGAATTGCAGCAAACTTTTACAGATGCTTTTGCGGCCATCACTTATCTTCAGCACAACAAGGTTGATTTAATTTTTCTGGATATCAAAATGCCTGATATCAGTGGGATTGATTTTTTAAAGAGCCTGAGCAAGCCACCAATGGTTATTTTTACCACGGCTTATACCGAACATGCCGTACAAAGTTTCGAACTTGATGCGGTTGATTATCTGCTAAAGCCCTTTTCACTTTCTCGTTTCTTAAAGGCTTGCAATAAAGCCCAGGAGCTCTTTAACCTGCGTAACCAGAAGCTAGAAACAAAAACAGAATATATTTTCGTAAAGGACGGTTACGAGCAAATTAAGGTGGAGTTAGATGAAATCCTGTACATAGAAGCCTCAGGCAACTACACCCAGATACAACTAAAAGATAAACTTTTAAGCTCAAGGATTACCATTAACGATTTGGCTGAACTGTTGCCAAAAGCAGATTTCATCCGCTGTCACCGGGCTTTTATTGTAGCTAAAAATAAAATATCCAAATTTGACCGCAGCCAGGTTTGGATTGGAGAAAAAATCATTCCTATAGGTGCAACCTATACCAATATTAAACTTACTTAA
- a CDS encoding alpha-2-macroglobulin family protein encodes MAGLANNSRAYYEVYYRDSIAEKVWLNLSPKQSFVKIKPKGNYVDGFAVQFTMIHQGMVYSSMQQVKIIDPKKELDVRFLTFRNKLQPGEKESWKLQISNKNGEKQMAEMVATLYDASLDDLKRMDWNTQLPTGFNYYFYTWNFNVNDVANAGYLWFLRSENNYGTITRGYENLNLFGYNYYGGYNNGYRNYMNNLQRPKRRGLAPEAVKKLAELENGKLTYGVIFDEHGDVLPGVQVKSGKTVTTTNVFGIYTIDAKVGETLNFAFIGYTRSAVKIGNKKRVDVILKEDGNALNEVVVVGYGAQKKEMTSAAIQIRGSATLQGRVAGVATDKNRAIEDLIPSAGASIDQKDPTLRQEVEALKYKKTDITARTNFNELAFFYPQLLTDAKGEIKIEFTIPQSLTRYKMMGFAHTKDLKTASITNELVTQKQLSIAINAPRFFREGDTILLSAKLNNLAGKKLIGNASLALTDALTAKPIQIFGTNEKNEKTFEVDDAGNAVLKWTLIIPSGINAITYKVLAQSGKFSDGEENTIPVLANAMLVTESMPINVRGNTSKTFDFEKLEKSGASKTLRNQSLTFEFTSNPIWYAVQALPYLMEYPYECAEQTFSRFYANSFATGIINSSPKIKTVFEQWQNTNNGEALLSNLEKNQELKSILLEETPWVRNADNENERKKRLAILFDLNRMTYELKNNFEKLEKMQFNNGAFPWFNGMQEDRYITQHIVLGMGQLKKLKLIDEKAYPIFNVMLNKAIIYLDAQLVKDYKEEVKGKRFAYLPLHYLFARSYNNQKNNNADFLKAKDFYLKKLIASWKTFDTYQLAQTALVLNRNGNEVEAKKIITLLNQTAQQNDELGMYWATNKAGWWWYQSPIETQALLIEAFDEVTNDVKSVEEMKIWLLKNKQTNDWKTTKATTAACYALLMKGTNLLAERNEPEITIGGQKIADLQQPNALKEAGTGYQKLTIAAANVKPEMGKVQVKNNNQTVAWGAMYWQYFEQLDKITTANTGVKINKQLFVQRASAKGDVLTPLTATNILAPGDLLKVRIEIYCDRDMEYIHLKDMRSSGFEPVNVISRYKYQDGLGYYESTKDASTNFFISYMPKGTYVFEYPLRVTHAGNFSNGITSLQSMYAPEFTTHSAGIRVNVKP; translated from the coding sequence TTGGCTGGCTTAGCTAATAACAGCAGGGCTTATTATGAAGTTTATTATCGTGATAGTATAGCCGAAAAGGTATGGCTTAACCTATCGCCAAAACAAAGTTTTGTTAAAATTAAGCCGAAAGGTAATTACGTGGATGGTTTTGCCGTACAGTTTACCATGATACATCAAGGTATGGTTTACAGTTCTATGCAACAGGTTAAAATTATAGACCCGAAAAAAGAGTTAGATGTCAGGTTTTTAACCTTTAGAAATAAACTTCAACCCGGTGAAAAAGAAAGCTGGAAACTACAGATCAGTAATAAAAATGGCGAAAAGCAGATGGCCGAAATGGTGGCTACGCTCTACGACGCAAGTTTGGACGACCTGAAAAGAATGGATTGGAATACGCAGTTGCCAACAGGCTTTAACTATTATTTTTATACTTGGAACTTCAATGTAAATGATGTCGCGAACGCAGGTTATTTATGGTTTTTAAGGTCTGAAAATAATTACGGCACAATTACACGTGGTTACGAAAATCTTAATTTATTCGGTTACAATTATTACGGCGGTTACAACAATGGTTACCGTAATTATATGAACAATTTACAAAGGCCTAAAAGAAGGGGTTTAGCTCCCGAAGCTGTAAAAAAACTGGCTGAATTGGAAAATGGCAAATTAACCTATGGCGTGATATTCGATGAGCATGGCGATGTATTGCCCGGTGTACAGGTGAAATCTGGCAAAACAGTAACAACCACTAATGTTTTTGGCATTTACACTATTGATGCTAAAGTAGGGGAGACACTGAATTTCGCTTTTATAGGGTATACGAGATCTGCTGTAAAAATTGGCAATAAAAAACGGGTCGATGTAATATTGAAGGAAGATGGGAATGCTTTAAATGAAGTAGTGGTTGTGGGCTATGGGGCGCAGAAAAAGGAGATGACAAGTGCAGCGATACAGATCAGAGGTTCTGCTACCTTGCAAGGGAGGGTGGCGGGTGTGGCTACAGATAAGAATCGCGCAATTGAAGATTTAATCCCAAGTGCTGGGGCATCAATTGATCAGAAAGATCCAACACTACGCCAGGAAGTGGAAGCACTTAAATATAAAAAAACTGACATCACAGCACGTACCAACTTTAACGAACTCGCATTTTTCTATCCGCAATTGTTAACCGATGCCAAAGGCGAAATCAAGATCGAGTTTACCATCCCGCAAAGTTTAACCCGCTATAAAATGATGGGGTTTGCACACACCAAAGATTTAAAAACGGCTTCGATCACCAACGAATTGGTTACCCAGAAACAATTGTCCATTGCCATTAATGCCCCACGTTTTTTCCGCGAAGGAGACACCATTTTATTAAGCGCCAAACTAAATAACCTGGCGGGCAAAAAACTTATCGGCAATGCCAGTTTAGCACTTACCGATGCCTTAACCGCAAAACCGATCCAGATTTTTGGAACAAACGAAAAAAACGAAAAAACTTTTGAAGTTGATGATGCAGGCAATGCGGTTTTAAAATGGACATTAATTATCCCATCAGGCATTAATGCCATTACCTACAAAGTTTTGGCCCAAAGTGGCAAGTTTAGCGATGGTGAAGAAAATACCATTCCTGTTTTGGCAAATGCCATGTTGGTTACCGAAAGTATGCCGATAAACGTGCGTGGTAATACTAGTAAAACTTTTGATTTTGAGAAGCTGGAGAAATCAGGAGCTTCAAAAACCTTGCGCAACCAAAGTTTGACTTTCGAGTTTACCTCAAATCCTATCTGGTATGCTGTGCAGGCATTACCTTACTTGATGGAATATCCTTATGAGTGTGCTGAACAAACTTTTAGCCGATTTTATGCCAATAGTTTTGCAACAGGTATTATTAATTCCTCGCCAAAAATTAAAACCGTTTTCGAACAATGGCAAAACACCAATAATGGCGAGGCCCTGTTATCTAACCTGGAGAAAAACCAGGAGCTCAAATCAATCTTGTTAGAAGAAACACCTTGGGTGCGTAATGCCGATAATGAAAACGAGCGTAAAAAACGTTTAGCCATACTTTTCGATTTAAATAGAATGACTTATGAGTTGAAAAACAATTTCGAAAAGTTAGAGAAAATGCAATTTAATAATGGTGCCTTTCCGTGGTTTAATGGTATGCAAGAAGATCGGTACATTACACAGCACATTGTTTTAGGAATGGGCCAGTTAAAAAAACTAAAACTGATTGACGAAAAAGCTTATCCTATTTTTAATGTAATGCTTAACAAAGCCATTATTTATTTAGATGCACAGTTGGTTAAAGATTACAAGGAGGAAGTGAAAGGAAAACGTTTTGCCTATTTGCCGTTGCATTATCTATTCGCCAGAAGCTACAACAATCAAAAAAATAACAATGCAGATTTTTTAAAGGCCAAAGATTTCTATCTGAAAAAATTAATAGCGAGCTGGAAAACCTTTGATACTTACCAGTTGGCACAAACCGCCCTGGTTTTAAATAGAAACGGCAATGAGGTAGAAGCCAAAAAAATCATTACGTTATTAAATCAAACGGCTCAGCAAAATGATGAACTGGGTATGTACTGGGCTACAAATAAAGCTGGCTGGTGGTGGTACCAAAGTCCGATAGAAACACAGGCTTTATTAATAGAGGCTTTCGACGAAGTAACTAATGATGTCAAATCGGTGGAGGAAATGAAAATCTGGTTGCTCAAAAACAAACAGACCAACGATTGGAAGACAACCAAAGCCACCACAGCGGCGTGTTATGCATTGCTAATGAAAGGTACTAACCTTCTAGCAGAGCGCAATGAGCCCGAAATAACTATTGGCGGTCAAAAAATAGCAGATCTGCAACAGCCTAATGCCTTAAAAGAAGCCGGAACGGGTTATCAAAAATTAACTATTGCAGCGGCTAATGTAAAACCAGAAATGGGGAAAGTACAGGTTAAAAACAACAACCAAACCGTAGCCTGGGGCGCAATGTACTGGCAATATTTTGAGCAACTGGATAAAATTACGACGGCCAACACCGGTGTTAAAATCAACAAACAATTATTTGTCCAAAGAGCTAGCGCAAAAGGCGATGTTTTAACTCCACTTACGGCAACCAATATTTTGGCCCCTGGCGATTTATTGAAAGTGCGTATTGAAATTTATTGCGATCGGGATATGGAATATATTCATTTGAAGGATATGCGTTCATCGGGTTTTGAACCTGTAAATGTGATCTCTCGGTATAAATATCAGGATGGTTTAGGTTATTACGAAAGTACAAAAGATGCTTCAACCAATTTCTTTATCAGTTATATGCCAAAGGGAACCTACGTTTTTGAATATCCTTTGCGCGTTACGCATGCCGGAAACTTTTCGAATGGAATTACCTCTTTGCAAAGCATGTACGCACCTGAGTTTACCACACACTCAGCAGGGATAAGGGTAAATGTAAAACCTTAA
- the ribH gene encoding 6,7-dimethyl-8-ribityllumazine synthase has translation MSTQLKNLSDFSHTTVPSGANYKFGIIVAEWNAEITGALYNGALKTLLANGVAEENIISLPVPGSFELTGGAEILLSKRKDIDAVICLGCVIQGDTKHFDFICDAVAQGITNVGIKYSKPVIFGVLTTNNLEQAQDRAGGKHGNKGDEAAITAIKMADFSAQI, from the coding sequence ATGTCAACACAATTAAAAAATCTATCCGATTTCTCTCATACCACCGTTCCTAGCGGTGCAAACTATAAATTCGGAATTATTGTAGCCGAGTGGAATGCTGAAATTACCGGTGCTTTATACAATGGCGCATTAAAAACGCTGTTAGCAAATGGCGTTGCGGAAGAAAATATCATTTCTTTACCTGTACCCGGAAGTTTCGAATTAACAGGTGGTGCAGAAATTTTATTGAGCAAAAGAAAAGATATAGATGCTGTAATTTGCTTAGGTTGTGTAATCCAAGGCGACACGAAACATTTCGATTTTATTTGTGATGCAGTAGCGCAAGGGATAACCAACGTTGGCATTAAGTACAGTAAACCAGTTATTTTTGGTGTTTTAACTACCAATAACTTAGAGCAGGCACAAGATCGTGCTGGTGGCAAACACGGCAATAAAGGCGATGAGGCTGCAATTACAGCGATTAAAATGGCTGATTTTTCTGCTCAAATTTAG
- a CDS encoding carboxypeptidase-like regulatory domain-containing protein has protein sequence MYKLIIFLLLALPIGVFAQTVTTGTVFDYSKKTLSLPGVSIRNLNSKKSTSTNKEGKYTIGANIGDLIEFSAVGYHTDTLYLTNLLNRTIYLPVKTNNLKDVDITAVRMNSQITDAKDPLAEKYTLLSTGGNLNRKRMTDKVGGLNLNLGYGKYRRQQRKEADIEEKEMYLQEIDENFTAKAITDITKLEGEELKNFMIIYRPSVETVKAERPYRYAYYISRAFVAWKKLTPQERKLQDLPKLKAN, from the coding sequence ATGTACAAACTGATCATTTTTCTATTGCTTGCCCTGCCCATTGGCGTTTTTGCACAAACGGTAACTACAGGTACAGTTTTCGATTATTCGAAAAAAACGCTTTCTCTTCCTGGTGTTAGTATCAGAAACCTGAACAGTAAAAAATCAACCAGTACAAATAAAGAAGGAAAGTATACCATTGGTGCCAATATTGGCGATCTGATAGAGTTTTCTGCTGTTGGTTATCATACCGATACACTTTACTTAACCAATCTGTTAAATAGAACGATATATCTTCCGGTTAAAACAAATAATTTAAAAGATGTAGATATTACGGCAGTGCGGATGAATAGTCAGATTACAGACGCAAAAGATCCATTGGCCGAAAAATATACGCTATTAAGTACCGGAGGAAACTTAAACCGTAAACGTATGACCGATAAGGTTGGAGGCTTAAACCTAAATCTTGGTTATGGCAAATATAGAAGACAACAGCGAAAAGAAGCCGATATAGAGGAAAAAGAAATGTATCTCCAGGAAATTGACGAGAACTTTACCGCAAAGGCCATAACAGATATAACCAAGTTAGAGGGAGAAGAGCTGAAAAACTTCATGATTATTTATCGCCCTTCGGTTGAGACAGTAAAAGCAGAAAGGCCATACCGTTATGCTTATTATATCTCTCGAGCCTTTGTGGCGTGGAAAAAGTTAACGCCACAAGAAAGAAAACTACAGGATTTACCCAAGTTAAAAGCAAATTAA
- a CDS encoding class I SAM-dependent methyltransferase, with product MEKGERKNVYKVYNKIGRWFAENRYADSVEKAYLNDILLHFPQDAKILDLGCGDGKPILEYFINQGINVLGVDASEQMIELAKINFPSTRFMLKDMRELDLGEKFNAIIAWHSFFHLPADDQPNMFDIFKRHLKPSGILLFTSGTERGEVWGMNGGENLFHASLATAEYQALLQSNQFEVLRHKINDPDCGGANVWMAQYKPR from the coding sequence ATGGAAAAAGGAGAACGCAAAAACGTTTACAAAGTTTACAACAAGATAGGCCGCTGGTTTGCCGAAAACCGTTATGCCGATTCGGTAGAAAAAGCATATTTAAACGATATCCTCCTACACTTTCCACAGGATGCAAAGATTTTGGACCTAGGCTGCGGGGATGGGAAACCCATATTGGAATATTTTATCAACCAGGGGATAAATGTTTTAGGAGTTGATGCCAGCGAGCAAATGATCGAGCTGGCAAAAATCAATTTCCCGTCTACCAGGTTTATGTTAAAAGATATGCGTGAACTCGATCTCGGCGAAAAATTTAATGCGATTATTGCATGGCATAGTTTTTTTCATCTTCCTGCCGATGATCAGCCGAACATGTTTGATATTTTTAAACGTCACCTTAAACCGAGCGGCATTTTACTGTTTACATCTGGAACGGAAAGGGGAGAGGTGTGGGGCATGAATGGTGGCGAGAACCTTTTTCATGCTTCTTTAGCTACTGCTGAATATCAAGCTTTACTGCAGTCAAACCAATTTGAAGTGCTTAGGCACAAAATAAATGATCCCGATTGCGGTGGTGCAAATGTTTGGATGGCACAATATAAACCCCGATAA
- the ytxJ gene encoding bacillithiol system redox-active protein YtxJ — protein MTWVNLTSIEQLDEIKNASGFSLIFKHSTRCSISLMAKKNFEFDWDIIPASTKLYFLDLISYRDISNQIAEVFQVAHQSPQILLIKDGDCVLEASHSDISADEVAEVIAA, from the coding sequence ATGACTTGGGTTAACTTAACTTCAATAGAACAGCTTGACGAGATCAAGAATGCAAGCGGTTTTAGTCTTATTTTTAAGCACAGCACACGTTGCTCAATTAGTTTAATGGCTAAAAAGAATTTCGAATTTGATTGGGACATCATTCCTGCAAGCACAAAACTTTACTTTTTAGATTTAATTAGCTACCGCGATATTTCCAACCAGATTGCCGAAGTATTTCAAGTAGCACATCAGTCGCCACAGATTTTATTGATTAAAGATGGCGATTGCGTATTAGAAGCTTCGCATAGCGATATTTCCGCTGATGAAGTTGCAGAAGTGATTGCAGCTTAA
- a CDS encoding Spx/MgsR family RNA polymerase-binding regulatory protein, translating into MTVYGIPNCNTVKKSLDWLKTHQVDFEFHDFKKKGITTEKLNEWCNTFGWETVLNRKGLTWKKLTKEEQAKIDNQDLAIAYLKENTSAIKRPIIEQNNKAILIGFDDDNYLKTLG; encoded by the coding sequence ATGACCGTTTACGGAATTCCAAATTGCAATACAGTTAAAAAATCGCTCGATTGGTTAAAAACACATCAGGTTGATTTTGAATTTCACGATTTCAAGAAAAAAGGCATTACAACTGAAAAATTAAACGAATGGTGTAATACCTTCGGTTGGGAAACGGTATTAAACCGCAAAGGTTTAACCTGGAAAAAACTCACTAAAGAAGAGCAGGCTAAAATTGATAACCAAGATTTGGCAATAGCTTATTTAAAAGAAAATACCAGCGCAATAAAACGTCCGATTATTGAGCAGAACAACAAAGCCATATTAATTGGATTTGATGATGACAATTATTTAAAAACACTAGGCTAA
- a CDS encoding sensor histidine kinase, with protein MVILSGTPSTIKTKSINQLEFWISTTLYILALISICSSTVYSRGSSYRFEESQIDYSVMANYFIPELFKISILYISFLLFNFCFMPQLANKKNIALNIILTILVTSFSVVAWMVFNTYSQAYRLLEYDNIDNAYGVFFGEAFTYIFFLYLLFNAYAYFNERGLELLKRIPFLKHYNNNIIPEVFISIKIWLISLMVFAAILSLKIDHEILVIWLIVPPVNIFFAFCAIYYVIPNLRKNFKGFGRYFWGNVGLTIIISLLLLMMLIPFMRNGEVVPITLILNAICLICITTPSAWYVYKHKFEKLSEIQMLKTELGKSDANLNFLKSQINPHFLFNALNTLFGTALQENAERTGEGIQKLGDMMRFMLHENTQDKISLTREVEYLNNYIDLQKLRTSRSADIRIDTHIEEQLNNLQITPMLLIPFIENAFKHGISLQQPSYIKITLQTKEKTLYFDVSNSIYIKADNDPEKLKSGIGLENVKQRLSLLYYGKHELIIRESANEFFVHLTLQLD; from the coding sequence ATGGTAATTCTATCAGGTACCCCATCTACAATAAAAACCAAAAGCATCAACCAGCTTGAGTTTTGGATTTCCACAACATTATATATCCTGGCATTGATCAGTATTTGTTCATCTACAGTTTATAGCAGGGGTAGTTCTTATCGTTTTGAAGAAAGCCAAATTGACTATAGCGTAATGGCAAATTACTTTATCCCCGAACTATTTAAGATCAGCATTTTGTATATCAGTTTTTTATTGTTCAATTTTTGCTTCATGCCTCAACTGGCGAATAAAAAAAATATCGCACTTAATATCATTCTTACCATTTTAGTTACATCATTTTCTGTTGTTGCGTGGATGGTTTTTAACACGTATTCCCAAGCTTACCGACTGTTAGAATATGACAACATCGATAACGCGTACGGTGTCTTTTTTGGTGAGGCATTTACCTATATTTTCTTCCTCTATCTACTCTTTAATGCTTATGCCTACTTTAATGAGCGAGGATTAGAACTGCTAAAAAGAATTCCATTTTTAAAACATTACAATAACAACATCATTCCAGAAGTTTTTATCTCCATTAAAATCTGGTTGATTTCTCTCATGGTATTTGCAGCGATACTTTCTTTAAAGATCGATCACGAAATACTGGTCATTTGGCTAATTGTACCGCCTGTAAATATTTTCTTTGCTTTTTGTGCTATTTATTACGTCATTCCAAATCTCAGAAAGAATTTTAAAGGTTTTGGCCGGTATTTTTGGGGAAATGTAGGTTTAACTATTATCATTTCACTACTGCTGTTGATGATGCTTATCCCTTTTATGCGAAATGGCGAAGTGGTGCCGATTACCTTAATTTTAAACGCCATATGTTTGATCTGCATTACTACTCCGTCTGCGTGGTATGTTTACAAGCATAAATTTGAAAAACTGAGTGAAATCCAGATGCTCAAAACGGAGTTGGGCAAATCGGATGCAAACCTAAATTTCTTAAAATCGCAGATCAATCCACACTTCTTGTTCAATGCATTAAATACCTTATTCGGGACAGCTTTACAGGAAAATGCAGAAAGGACTGGCGAGGGTATTCAAAAACTGGGCGATATGATGCGTTTTATGCTTCACGAAAATACCCAGGATAAAATTTCGTTAACACGTGAGGTGGAATACCTGAACAATTATATCGATTTGCAAAAGTTGCGCACCTCCCGATCTGCGGATATCAGGATTGATACACATATTGAAGAACAGTTAAATAACCTGCAGATTACACCAATGTTATTGATTCCGTTTATCGAAAATGCATTTAAACATGGAATTAGCCTGCAACAGCCCTCGTACATTAAAATTACCTTACAAACTAAAGAAAAAACTTTATACTTTGATGTGAGCAACAGCATTTATATCAAGGCAGATAACGACCCTGAGAAATTAAAAAGTGGCATCGGACTTGAAAATGTTAAACAACGTTTATCATTACTTTATTATGGAAAACACGAATTGATTATCCGCGAAAGTGCCAATGAGTTTTTTGTTCATTTAACTTTGCAGTTGGATTAG